TCTCTCCCAGTTTCTAACTTTGAATTGGACTTCAAtaaaagcttttcattttttctgtaaGTGTGATGAGGCATATAACGCAGGATCACAGAGGTTTCAAATAAGTTTATTTCTTCATGAATAAAATACTAGAACAGTCTTTAAAGTTTGAGGCACTTTGGAGTATGACAACAGTGAAGGCAGGATTTAATTTTACACTGAAATCAATTTTAGAAACATACTGCTTCAATGACAGAAAAACTAAAATGCTCATCTTCAAGACTTAACATGCCTTAACATAAGATAAATGTAGAGCTAATTGAATAGCTAAGGATGGGATTTCTACTGTAGTCTAGCtatgtgtatacagtgtgttCCCAGTTAAAAAGCATGCATCATCTGCTTCAGATTGCAGAAAATCAATATTTAGTTTAGAAAATAATCTGATTTTCTATTCACTTACCtcttccccttcaaatgtgacACTACAAGGTTTTGGAAAAAATATAGAGTAGATAAAAGCTTTGCACGCAATGACTGAAGATCATCACACGGAGCAGATGTTAACCAGAAGAGCCTACAGTGACACAGCCCTGTTTCATTATctttatcaaaatatttcatgtttaatcTGCTTCCAGCAATACACATCCACACTACATCCGAAAGTACTTCCCCAAATATTAAACATGCATCTTTCCAACAAGAATCAGCAATCATCCTTCTCCAGAAATGAGTCATTGTGCAATGGTAGAATGTTTTGCACTGCATTTTCAAATTTGGATTGAGGGCGCAATCACACACTTTCAAAGCTAAATTCCTTCAAATGAATCCAGTTCAGCGGCAGTCAAGGGTAGCTGAGATAAATAGCTTGAAGCAGTCTGTTTATACTTTGACATCTTAGCTAGAATTAGAGATGTTTAACTAAGTAAGCATATGTTAACCATGTCCAAAAGCTATGAAAAGCACAAAATGACACACTACAGTAACAAAGAAGATTCATGATACTGGATATGATCatttctttatgtgtgtgtatgtgtgtgtgtgtttttaattatttccaaAAAACTAGGCCCACTGTGCACTGTACACCTTCAAATAGTGTGATTGAAATTCTCAGTTGTTATTGTCCAAGGTCGcatctcacacagacacatccaGCTCCAGCTGTGTCATAGTGCAGTCCTGGAGACTTAAAAGTTTTTACTGTTAATTTACCAAATGATATTTATCTCTAGATCCAGACAGAGGTCTTTCCATTTTTCACAATGGTTGCAGCCTTCTCTGTGGCTGACTTTGGCCTGGCTCCTTGTTTCTCCTGGACTGTATTGACTCGATTTTGCTCTGCCATTGTGCCCCCAGATACAGGACTACTGGTTCTGGAGGCTTGCTGGTTGTTTTTGGTTTGATATGTTTGAAAGGCCATATCAAGCTGCTCTTGGGCTACCCGTAGGTGACGGTGTAGGCTTGCCAGATCAGAGGGGATGTTCTCGTCTGGGCTGGTGCATTGCTGCTCCTGGGCCACATTGGCCATGTTCTGCTCGTGAGTGATGAGGCTGTTGGGGATCCTGCTAGGTTTGTCTGTCTTCATCACAAGGTTGTACCCCGGAGGAGAAGCTGGAATGTTGCGTGAGAACGGGAAGCCATAGGACGTCCGTCGGCCCCGGCTCCTCTTCAGGCGAAGGGTGTCCCGAAAAGTACCAATTCCCAAGTGAAGCATCTCGCACACATTTAGCACCAGACAAAGACAGCTTACCACGTACATGATGAGGAGGAAGATTGTTTTCTCTGTGGGCCTAGAGATAAAACAGTCCACTCTGTGTGGGCAGGGGACCCTGTTGCATACATACGAAGGACTAACTTGAAAACCATAAAGGAGATACTGTCCAGCGAGGAAAGCGATTTCAAAAATAGCTCGGGACATGAGTTGAAGAACATAGATTCGCATCAGTCCTTCTTGCATAATTCTTCGGCGGCCATCATGCTTTTGCGGGTCTTTGCTAGTGTTTACTGGCACAGCCTTGGCTTCCTGCACCTCCAGTGTATCTTCGTAAATCATGGGCTCagcatcatcatcttcctcctcttctaaGACATCCTCCAGGTGGTGACTTTCTCTCCATCTGGAGTGAGGAGGTGGCTTTTTTAGGAGCCTAATCTGCTTCCTGCGCTCCTCCTCTGAAGTTCGGGCTATCTTGTGGATGGCATAACCCATGTACATGATAGAGGGAGTGGAGATCATGATGATCTGGAAGACCCAGAAGCGGACGTGCGAGAGAGGAGCAAAGGCATCATAGCATACGTTGTCACAGCCGGGCTGCTTGGTGTTGCAGGTGAACTTGGTCTGCTCGTCGGAGTAGATGGACTCACCTCCAACTGCCGTGAGCACAATGCGGAAGATGATAAGCACAGTCAGCCACACTTTCCCCACGAAGGTGGAGTGGTTGTGGATCTCTTCCAGGAGACGAGTGAGAAAGCTCCAGCTCATGTTGCTCTTACAAGCTTTTCAACTAGAATCTGTGAAGAGACGATAAAGAATTGATTAAGACTTATGTAGGGACCGTATCAAGTGTAGATGTGTGTTTTACTGAATGAACTAGTTGTAATTTTGTACTTGCAATTATAGTTATTTCTTAAATGCCTGTGCTTTTTTTGGTATAATTGTCTGACTAAAGTAAATCAAGTGTAGggcttttatttagttttgggGGGATTTTTCCCCATTTATTAGACAGGGGACAGTATagacatgacagaaaatgaaggGAGTGAGAAATGGGGGGTGACACGCAACAAAGGTCAGCAACAGTCAAACGAGGGATGTTGCAATTACATGGTCAGCATTTTGAACCTTGAGGCCACAAGATACCCTGTGTAGACCTGCAACTAAGAAACATTTCATGCTTTTTGAAAGGGAAACAAGAAAGTTAAAAACACAGTCACAGTAATTCTGTAATTCTTGAGTTCTAGTTGAAAGATTAAATGACTTATATACAGATAACCATGTGAGGAAGCTTTGTCTTGTGCAGCTTTGCAGATATTTCAAACATAAACTGTAGTATTTTGCACAGTAGGACGTCTTGATGTAGAGACATCTATTTTCCATTCATTGCACAGCCAAACACAAGACAATGGCTTGTGTTGATGCATGTCAGTAAGTAGGGTGATGTCATTCAGTCGCCctatcacaacacacacaatgcagCACTTCCAGTGTTCCACTCAAACAGATTGAAATAGTTTAGGACATgcagagatgaaaagaaagaaagtcacACAGAAACCCACAAGCAACAACAATCATTTTGATTATAGCTTTGATCCTAAAGACACTACAGCGAGAGAACACTAGAAGAGGATGACAGATTGAAAACACAAAGTGAAACTGACAGGGCTCTGAATGTATAAAAAAGCCCACTCTGGTACCAGAGTGTGCTCCACTCAAGAGTGCCACTTCAGAAACATACTGTCCTCGGTGCGTCAACACTTGATGCCAAAGGACacgcagagaaaaaaaagatgacatggCACAGTCACACATTCTCACATTCACAGTCACTGCTGAGTCTGTGAGGTGAATGAAGCTGCAATGCGTAGCCCTTCTTTCCCGTCATTCATgagacagagctgcagagttcaTGTTGATCTCATAACTGTGGCACCGTGTTCCCTGGCATGGGATGTGCCATCTCCCCTGCCATCTGAGTGAACAGGAGAGGCTTGTTGCTCTGCCACGAGGCCTCCCCTCCAGATCCAGCACTGCTGACGCTGGGGAGGGGTACAGCCACATGGAGACAGATGGCACCTATGGTGGGCAGCTCATGTCTGCCTCAGGATGGCATGACAGGAGGGATGCTTCACTTAGGATTTACACAGAAGTTTGGATGAATCTGTTGTGTATGATAGCATCAATATTACACCTTTAAGTGGATTTACAGTTAGAGAACTGGAGATATCTGCCTGCTATTGCcgtgtttaataaaaaaaagtgtttaatagctttttattttaatcatgtgCTGCCTTGTCTGTCTTTAATTTTCAGTGCTGGTGCCATTTTAACCAGTTCTCCCTGAAAAGAGAGTTCTAATCTGTGTGGGATTTGCTggtttcaataaataaaaattaaattcattGAAGATAAACAGCGACACTTtcataaaacatgcaaatttcTACTTCAGATTGAAAAAACCTTGATACTGTAGTTTGATTTCATGATATTTTGCTAAATACATGTCTGTTAAGATGTCATACAAAGAAATTTACTACAagtaattgacattttttattaatatttgtttaaatagTCAAAAGTAAAGGTAAAAGTGACCAGTAGCAGATATTTctcattaatatatatttttaaaacaggcAAAAACCGTACTCTTCcagatttaaatgtttgaaaaatacAGCTTATCTTACAATATTAGATACAGAAGTATTGTGGGTACagaaaatatacaatacatttactccaaatgtttacattctacaaaataatgtcactttttaataaatatttcagctgACCTCAATACAAGCACAGTAAAGAACATACTTTATGGTTAAGTCACATTATTCAGGaatttcattataaatgtaGGTGTAAGCCtaattacatataaaatattttacattactAGATTTGGGTCATATTGTTGGATGAAAATCCAACAAAATGTGAAGTCATATGTCAATGCCTATGTCTGATGTCAATTCAGACATATGAGCTCACAAACGGTCCTCAATTTCAACGTGACAAAATATGCACACTTGAACAGAAACTATCATACTGTTTCTTTAGGGGAAAGTCAATAACTGAAACAACCCACCTGGAAAAGTTGCACATGCATTTCCCATCCTGAAggtctcctctgctctctctacATATCCCCTGCACAGTCTGATCCACAGAATACCACTTCCATCCTAATGTCCTGGCCTTTTCCGTCTTATTGATAACTTCCAAAATACCAGAAACGAGAAACAACGTAGGAACTTATTAGACTAGACTTCCTATTTCTCCTGTTTTCCCACTCTGTGTAGAAGGGAGGTCTCACCGCTGTGAATGCCTCACATTCTGGCTTGTGTCTGGTTTCTATTACACCAGCCTTCTTGCCCGAGAAGGAAGTATaaaaaacagagaggcagaaaaaaaatcctcctctgGCAAGTGACCTGCATCCAAGGGTTCAGACTGGAGGAAATCGTACTGCAGATTGAAATGAACGGCCAGCTGAGGGAGCGTGTTAATCGCAACACAGTCAACACTCATGTGCAACATTTGTAACACAGATGATgagggtctctctctctctctctttattctctctgtgtctccataTATCTCTCTGCACTGTCCTTATGCCCCCAAACCATACATACAGTTAGCAGGAGCTCACTCTGTTAGCAGGAGCTCACTCTGAGCAAAAAGGTGATGTATGGTTGTGGcacactttacacacatttGTAAAAATCCAAAAGGTCATTAAGAATACCCCAACATCCCCACCCCTCccatccccctctctctttttctcacaaaaacacacaaattcacacagacgcagacacacacttacacatccTCCACACTAAATGCAGATTAGCCACCTCTGTCTTATCTGTCCATTACATAACAGTTTACAATGGTTGACAGTtatgaaaaaacaactttggGGATACAAAGACAGGGAGTTTGAGGACAGGAGGGTCACAGAGACATAAACCATCTTGCCTCAGTGCAGATCCGCTAGAATGTATCCAGCAGGTACGCTCAGTTATATCAAGTGTCATAATATTTAGATCTTCCATCCAGGCAGATGGCCAGATAATAGAGCAGTGGACAGGTCGCACTCTGCACTCCCGCTACACGTCCTTTCCAACTTACTGTTTATACTGCAGGCTTTCACCTCGGCCTGTGGAGCGCAGTAGCACACATTGTTACTTCAGGCACGTGATGGATTTTTTCACATGGTGGCAAGATTGGCTGTATGTGGacaggaggtttttttttctctcactcttacatacacacatgcacatcactctttttttaaaaaaaaagaaaagtctgaaaTAACATGACAAAGTAcagatggtggtggtgatgaggtGATTCATGCAAGACAGAAAATCAGAAAGGAATTTCTCCATCTCTGTATTGTATGTACCAGAACTTGCTGTCAAATTTGGGAAGGGATCTAAACACAACAACTTTTATTAGAGCACAGATAAACGGGTTAGTGTCTGGTTTGCATTAATGAAATGTATCTggtcattgtcattgtcataATGTTACTCTC
This sequence is a window from Thunnus albacares chromosome 12, fThuAlb1.1, whole genome shotgun sequence. Protein-coding genes within it:
- the gjc2 gene encoding gap junction protein gamma 2, encoding MSWSFLTRLLEEIHNHSTFVGKVWLTVLIIFRIVLTAVGGESIYSDEQTKFTCNTKQPGCDNVCYDAFAPLSHVRFWVFQIIMISTPSIMYMGYAIHKIARTSEEERRKQIRLLKKPPPHSRWRESHHLEDVLEEEEDDDAEPMIYEDTLEVQEAKAVPVNTSKDPQKHDGRRRIMQEGLMRIYVLQLMSRAIFEIAFLAGQYLLYGFQVSPSYVCNRVPCPHRVDCFISRPTEKTIFLLIMYVVSCLCLVLNVCEMLHLGIGTFRDTLRLKRSRGRRTSYGFPFSRNIPASPPGYNLVMKTDKPSRIPNSLITHEQNMANVAQEQQCTSPDENIPSDLASLHRHLRVAQEQLDMAFQTYQTKNNQQASRTSSPVSGGTMAEQNRVNTVQEKQGARPKSATEKAATIVKNGKTSVWI